From Lewinellaceae bacterium:
TATAAAACGAAAGCATGCGCAGAGTGCCCGGTACGGCAAGCATGCACAAAAAACAAGATGGGGCGGCTCATCGAGCGCTCGGAATACCAGGAATATGCCGATGCCAACCGGCAGCGGGTGGAAGCTCGAAGAGGATATTACCGAAAGCGCCAAGAGATAGTAGAACATCCTTATGGGACGATAAAGAGGGCATGGGGCTATACCTACACGCTGCTGAGAGGCATGGAAAAGGTAGACGGGGAGTTGGGCCTGATTTTCTTTTGTTACAATTTGAGGCGTACTATGTCTATACTTGGCGTACAGGGGGCAATTGAGCGCCTCCGAAGGCTTTTTATTGCATTTTGGCGCTCTGTTGCACGGTGGAGGGCCTCGTTGCGAAATGCGAAATTCAAAAAGCTTGCCTGCTCTGGCGTGGCATGGTGCGCCAGAGCGTGAAAAAACCTATATTGAGGCGTGTTTTGGCACAAACTGCCGTTACGGATAACGGCATTGGCATCGCTACATCCAAAAGCCGGAAAAAAACTTCGGACTCCCTCCACAAATCGGTAGGCATGATGATCACCCGCAAGCGGCTGGAGCTGCTTCCCTCCCGGGCAGGCGATGCGGTTAAAATAGAAGAACTGAAAGACGATCGGGGCGCAGCCGCCGGCACCCGCGTGACCGTCACTTTGTAAAACTAAGCGTTTAGACATGAAAAGAGCCATACTGATCGATGACGAAGCCAATGTAAGAGCCTCCCTGCGCAATATGCTGAAGGACTATTGCCCGGAAGTTTACATCGCCGGCGAAGCGGACGGGGTGGCCGCCGGCCTGAATTTGCTGAACCGAACAGCCGCTGGGATCGTCTTTCTGGATGTGCAAATGCAGGATGGAACGGGCTTTGACTTGCTGGATCAGTACTCAGGCGATTACCCTTTCCACCTGATTTTCATCACGGCCTATGACGAATTTGCGGTGAAAGCGTTTGAATACAATGCCCTGGATTACCTCGTCAAACCCATCGCCCCCCAGCGGCTGATACGGGCGGTGGCGCGCACAGGGCAGGGCCACTTACCCTCTTTGACGCACTATACCGAGTTGTTGCGATCCATTAAACTTCGCCGTTTTGACAAGATCGCCCTATCTACCAATGACGGTATCCGTTTCTTTCCACTGGACAAGCTGCTGCGGCTGGAAGCCAGCGGCAGTTACACTACCTTCTATACCGTGGACGGACAGAAGGAAATAGTGGCCCGCATCCTCAAGGATTATGAGGTCATCCTGAGTGATTCGCCTTTCTTCCGTTCTCATCAATCACACATCATCAACCTCGATTTTATCGAGGGCATCTCCACCGACGAAGGCCTTTACGCCTGCCTGCAGGGAGGCACCCGGATTCCTGTTGCCCGCCGAAGGAAGGAACAGTTAATGGAATTGCTGAAACAGCGGAGTTTTTTCTGAGCGGGCCCAGGCGGAGCCGCCGTCCCGTCGCAGCCTAATAACCAATCAACCCCCTAACGATTTCCACCCGCTCCTCCACCCCGCCCCACACCTCAGTAAAAGACACCCCCATCTGCTCCAGCTCCCGTTTATAAATAGCATACAGTTCCTCCCGCTCGTTCGGGTTCTCTCGCAGGGGGTCGTAGGCCCAGGGGGCATCCGTGCCACAAAGGAGATAAAGATCATAAGTTCTGCGATGCAGCTGCTCCAGTATCCAGGGGTGGCAGTGCCCGTATTTGTATTCCGACCAGACCTTCAGTACCAGCAGGCCGGTGTCGCAGGGAAGGATGCGGCGGGCGAACTGTGCCTGAAAATCCTCCAGAAGCATTTGGCCGTGGGCGATGTGCAACAAGTCTTCCTCCTCATAGGGCCTGCCCAGGGTTTCCAGGTAGGCGCGGGCGTACTCGGGCGCCCAGGCCGTCTGATAGGCCTCGGCCAGGCGGCGGGCCAGGAGGGTTTTGCCGGTAGATTCGGGGCCGGTGAGGAGGATGCGATAAGGCCCGTGTATTCGTGTATTTGTGTATTCGTGCATTGATAGCAGGAAATTGTTAGCAGGAAAGATACGCTGCACCGTTATTTTTTTGTTCTTTGCCATTCTGCTGCCAAGACTTTTTGAGTGAGGCCCAAAACCTCATTGATCTTCCGGTCATGCACTTTCCACCCGGCTTCTTTTAGCTGGGCATCAATCAATTTTTTACGTGTCGTTTCCTCGTTCATTACTTTAGTGTTCGTCCAGGTAAGTCTCAAGAGCGCTGCCCCCAAATTTAACCATGCCTTCTCCCTCCACCAAGCAAAGCATGAAAAAAATTCTTCCTGTGTCTATTCTGCTGGGGACGCCACCAAAGCACGAAAGCCTATAAGTAGCATAGTGCAGTTTCCAGCCCAGGATTAAGCACCTACATTCAGCAGTCCAATGCGAAAAATTTGCCCGAGGCATGGACGACTTCTTCATTGTTCTACGAAGAAAAAAAGGCAAAGCCAGGAGATAACCTGAAGTCATTCCCTGCCGAGTTTTCCTTACTTTTGAGCAAAACAACTGCCAACCTAAATGGAGCAATGTAAAAGCTGTGAAGCGACTTTAGCCGGCCCCTACTGCAGCCAATGCGGGCAGAAGGCGTTGACGGAGCGGATTACCCTGAGGTATATTGTCCGGTCTTTTATTGAAGCCCTGACCAATGTAGAGGAGGGGTTCTGGTACACCATGCGAGCGCTTTTAACGAAGCCCGGCATAGTGGCACGGGAGTATCTGGAGGGCAAACGCAAGCCTTATTATCATCCTGTACGTTATCTGCTCATCTTAATCACCGTCGTCACCCTCATTACCCTGGCTTCTGGTGTTTACGACCTGCAACAGAATGAGATACTCCACCTGCAGAACGACGCCCTGGGCTTGCAGCCCGATGAGAGCACGGTGGCCAACCAGCAAAAGATACAGGAAGAGGTCAAGAAGTACCTCAACCTGGTGGCGCTCCTCACGCTGCCCTTTGTCAGCCTGGTGGCATTCTGGCTTTTTCGAAAAAGAGCCTACAACTACGCAGAGCACCTCGTGATGATCGCTTTCTGGTCGGCGGAGCTGGCCGTTATCGGCCTGCCGATACAGCTGATGTTCCTGTTTTTTCCAGGCATTATTATCTATGCCTTCCCCGTAAGCATTTTGGTATCCTCCGTTTACTACGGCATAGGGTACCGGCAGATTTTCGATATCGGTTACGGCCAGGCTTTTACCCGTGGGTTGCTGGCAAATGTGCTGGGATTTTTTCTTATGTTTATTGCCATAATGGCGGTCACAGCCATCGGCGTTGCCATTTTTGTTGTCATCTTTAAATAGTCTTAAATGGAGAGTAAAACAATGGGCCCAGGCCAGGCGTTAGCTAGAATATCATAGCAACTAAAAACATCAAGCTTCAGACTTCCATGCACGATATTGAACCGTATTACAGCTGGCGCGATAAATACATCGCTTCCGAGGATGAGCGGTCGCCTTTTTACGGGCGGGTGTACGACGAATTTCGGTTCACCAACCAGATTTACAACTACTACATCCATCCCCAATGGGATGATTTCGGGTCGGGCACCCTGTACCTCAAGGTCATCT
This genomic window contains:
- a CDS encoding ATP-binding protein, which codes for MHEYTNTRIHGPYRILLTGPESTGKTLLARRLAEAYQTAWAPEYARAYLETLGRPYEEEDLLHIAHGQMLLEDFQAQFARRILPCDTGLLVLKVWSEYKYGHCHPWILEQLHRRTYDLYLLCGTDAPWAYDPLRENPNEREELYAIYKRELEQMGVSFTEVWGGVEERVEIVRGLIGY
- a CDS encoding DUF3667 domain-containing protein; its protein translation is MEQCKSCEATLAGPYCSQCGQKALTERITLRYIVRSFIEALTNVEEGFWYTMRALLTKPGIVAREYLEGKRKPYYHPVRYLLILITVVTLITLASGVYDLQQNEILHLQNDALGLQPDESTVANQQKIQEEVKKYLNLVALLTLPFVSLVAFWLFRKRAYNYAEHLVMIAFWSAELAVIGLPIQLMFLFFPGIIIYAFPVSILVSSVYYGIGYRQIFDIGYGQAFTRGLLANVLGFFLMFIAIMAVTAIGVAIFVVIFK
- a CDS encoding response regulator transcription factor; protein product: MKRAILIDDEANVRASLRNMLKDYCPEVYIAGEADGVAAGLNLLNRTAAGIVFLDVQMQDGTGFDLLDQYSGDYPFHLIFITAYDEFAVKAFEYNALDYLVKPIAPQRLIRAVARTGQGHLPSLTHYTELLRSIKLRRFDKIALSTNDGIRFFPLDKLLRLEASGSYTTFYTVDGQKEIVARILKDYEVILSDSPFFRSHQSHIINLDFIEGISTDEGLYACLQGGTRIPVARRRKEQLMELLKQRSFF